From Bacillus basilensis, a single genomic window includes:
- a CDS encoding YhdT family protein, producing the protein MKNYHDDPRFRIAHREALIGLGLAIINFIIWYGFAYGLGSKNPSEYTYVFGFPAWFFYSCIVGFIVMVILLSLVVRFVFQDISLDEEEKSEE; encoded by the coding sequence ATGAAGAATTATCATGATGATCCACGCTTTCGAATCGCCCATAGAGAAGCGTTAATTGGTCTTGGACTTGCTATTATCAATTTTATAATATGGTATGGATTTGCTTACGGGCTTGGTAGTAAAAATCCAAGTGAATATACATATGTATTCGGTTTTCCAGCATGGTTTTTTTATAGCTGTATCGTTGGATTTATCGTTATGGTTATTTTACTTAGTTTAGTTGTTCGTTTTGTATTTCAAGATATTTCACTCGATGAGGAAGAAAAAAGTGAGGAATAA
- the dhaS gene encoding aldehyde dehydrogenase DhaS produces MSQLAVNLHEKVEKFLQGTKKLYVNGSFVESASGKTFKTPNPATGETLAVVSEAGREDIHKAVVAARMAFDEGPWSRMSTAERSRLMYKLADLMEEHKEELAQLETLDNGKPIRETMAADIPLAIEHMRYYAGWATKIVGQTIPVSGDYFNYTRHEAVGVVGQIIPWNFPLLMAMWKMGAALATGCTIVLKPAEQTPLSALYLAELIEEAGFPKGVINIVPGFGESAGQALVNHPLVDKIAFTGSTPVGKQIMRQASESLKRVTLELGGKSPNIILPDADLSRAIPGALSGVMFNQGQVCSAGSRLFIPKKMYDNVMADLVLYSKKLNQGVGLNPETTIGPLVSEEQQKRVMGYIEKGIEEGAEVLCGGSNPFDQGYFVSPTVFADVNDEMTIAKEEIFGPVISAIPFNDIDEVIERANKSQFGLAAGVWTENVKTAHYVASKVRAGTVWVNCYNVFDAASPFGGFKQSGLGREMGSYALNNYTEVKSVWLNLN; encoded by the coding sequence ATGAGTCAACTAGCTGTAAATCTTCATGAAAAGGTAGAAAAGTTTCTTCAAGGAACGAAAAAGTTATATGTGAATGGATCTTTCGTTGAAAGCGCTTCCGGTAAAACATTTAAAACACCTAACCCAGCAACTGGCGAAACGCTTGCTGTCGTTTCTGAAGCTGGTCGCGAAGATATTCATAAAGCTGTAGTCGCAGCTCGCATGGCTTTTGACGAAGGTCCTTGGTCTCGCATGAGCACCGCTGAGCGAAGCCGTCTTATGTACAAGTTAGCTGATTTAATGGAAGAACATAAAGAAGAGCTTGCACAGCTCGAGACGTTAGATAACGGAAAGCCCATCCGTGAAACAATGGCAGCAGACATACCACTTGCAATTGAGCATATGCGCTATTATGCTGGCTGGGCGACGAAAATCGTTGGTCAAACAATTCCTGTTTCCGGTGACTACTTTAACTATACACGCCATGAAGCTGTTGGTGTTGTTGGTCAAATTATCCCTTGGAACTTCCCTCTTCTTATGGCAATGTGGAAAATGGGAGCGGCGCTTGCTACAGGATGTACAATCGTTTTAAAACCTGCAGAACAAACTCCACTATCCGCTCTATACTTAGCTGAATTAATTGAAGAAGCTGGATTCCCGAAAGGTGTTATTAATATCGTTCCTGGATTCGGTGAATCAGCTGGACAAGCTCTCGTTAATCATCCACTCGTTGATAAAATTGCATTTACTGGTTCTACTCCAGTTGGCAAACAAATTATGAGACAAGCATCCGAATCATTAAAACGCGTTACACTTGAGTTAGGCGGTAAATCACCAAATATCATCTTGCCAGATGCTGATTTATCTCGCGCGATTCCTGGTGCACTTTCTGGTGTTATGTTTAACCAAGGACAAGTATGCTCTGCTGGATCACGCTTATTTATTCCGAAGAAAATGTATGATAATGTCATGGCTGATCTCGTCCTCTATTCTAAAAAACTAAATCAAGGTGTTGGCCTTAACCCTGAAACAACAATCGGTCCTCTCGTTTCCGAAGAACAACAAAAACGTGTAATGGGCTACATTGAAAAAGGGATTGAAGAAGGCGCTGAAGTACTTTGCGGAGGAAGTAATCCATTCGATCAAGGCTACTTCGTTTCTCCTACAGTATTCGCTGACGTAAATGATGAAATGACGATCGCAAAAGAAGAAATTTTCGGTCCAGTTATCTCTGCAATACCGTTTAACGATATTGATGAAGTAATTGAACGTGCAAATAAATCACAATTCGGCTTGGCAGCTGGTGTATGGACAGAAAATGTTAAGACAGCACACTATGTTGCAAGTAAAGTACGTGCAGGTACAGTATGGGTAAACTGTTACAACGTCTTTGATGCAGCATCTCCATTTGGTGGATTTAAACAATCCGGTCTTGGTCGTGAAATGGGATCTTACGCATTAAATAACTATACAGAAGTAAAGAGCGTTTGGCTCAACTTAAACTAA
- the fabG gene encoding 3-oxoacyl-ACP reductase FabG codes for MKFLNGKTAVVTGAAQGIGKEIARVYAKLGAKVLISDVNEEKLQKTTRELSDEGYEVSLYRCDVSNQNEAKSLIEYAVQKFGTLHILVNNAGITKDAMLHKMEKSAWEQVLQVNLTGVFYCMQPALLYMRQQGYGRIINISSISREGNIGQANYAATKAGVVGLMKTAAKEVGSFGITCNAICPGFMDTDMTKTIPDKVKEKMVGAIPVGRIGTPEDIANAAAFLASEYASYITGEVLNVSGGLQV; via the coding sequence ATGAAGTTTTTAAATGGGAAAACAGCTGTTGTAACAGGAGCTGCACAGGGAATTGGAAAAGAGATTGCAAGAGTTTATGCAAAACTAGGGGCTAAAGTATTAATTAGCGATGTAAATGAAGAAAAGCTACAAAAAACGACACGAGAGTTATCGGATGAAGGATATGAAGTGAGCTTATATCGATGTGATGTGAGTAATCAAAATGAAGCGAAGTCGTTAATTGAATATGCGGTTCAAAAATTTGGTACATTACATATATTGGTGAATAACGCTGGGATTACAAAAGATGCAATGCTACATAAAATGGAGAAGTCTGCTTGGGAACAAGTATTACAAGTGAACTTAACTGGTGTTTTTTATTGTATGCAACCAGCGCTTCTTTACATGAGACAACAAGGGTATGGACGCATTATTAATATATCTTCAATTAGTAGAGAAGGAAACATAGGTCAAGCAAATTATGCGGCCACAAAGGCAGGAGTTGTAGGTTTAATGAAAACAGCAGCGAAAGAAGTTGGAAGTTTCGGTATTACTTGTAATGCGATTTGTCCAGGGTTTATGGATACAGATATGACAAAAACGATACCAGATAAAGTGAAAGAAAAGATGGTTGGCGCGATTCCAGTCGGTAGAATTGGAACGCCAGAAGATATTGCGAACGCAGCGGCCTTTTTAGCATCAGAATACGCGTCCTATATTACAGGAGAAGTGTTAAATGTGAGCGGGGGACTGCAAGTTTAA
- a CDS encoding YfhD family protein: protein MNKKNFKQNKATDGIDVEFSRELADHNDLEANARANAADARQKHQPTEK from the coding sequence ATGAACAAAAAAAATTTCAAACAAAACAAAGCTACTGATGGCATTGATGTTGAGTTCTCTCGTGAACTCGCTGACCACAATGACTTAGAAGCAAACGCACGTGCAAATGCCGCTGATGCACGTCAAAAACACCAGCCAACAGAAAAATAA
- a CDS encoding prenyltransferase/squalene oxidase repeat-containing protein translates to MLLYEKVHEEIVRRTTALQTMQRQDGTWRFCFEGAPLTDCHMIFLLKLLGRDKEIEPFVKRLASLQTNEGTWKLYEDEVGGNLSATIQSYAALLASEKYTTEDTNMKRAEMFINERGGVARAHFMTKFLLAIHGEYEYPSFFHLPTPIMFLQDDSPFSIFELSSSARIHLIPMMLCLNKRFRVGKKLLPNLNHIAGGGGEWFREDRSPLFQTLLSDVKQIISYPLSLHHKGYEEVERFMKKRIDENGTLYSYATASFYMIYALLALGHSLQSSMIQKAITGITSYIWKMERGNHLQNSPSTVWDTALLSYALQEAHVPKDNKMIQHASAYLLKKQHTKKADWSVHAPALNPGGWGFSDVNTTIPDIDDTTAVLRALARSGGNENVDNAWQKGVNWIKGLQNNDGGWGAFEKGVTSNILANLPIENASDMITDPSTPDITGRVLEFFGTYAQNELSEKQKQSAVNWLMNVQEENGSWFGKWGICYIYGTWAVMTGLRSLGIPSSNPSLKRAALWLEHIQHEDGGWGESCHSSVEKRFVTLPFSTPSQTAWALDALISYYNKETPAIRKGISYLLATSNDNEKYPTGTALPGGFYIHYHSYAHIYPLLTLAHYIKKYRK, encoded by the coding sequence TTGCTATTATATGAAAAAGTGCATGAAGAAATAGTAAGAAGAACAACTGCACTTCAAACGATGCAACGGCAAGATGGTACGTGGCGGTTTTGTTTTGAAGGAGCTCCATTAACAGATTGCCATATGATTTTTTTATTAAAATTATTAGGTAGAGATAAAGAGATAGAACCGTTTGTAAAAAGATTAGCATCACTCCAAACAAATGAAGGAACATGGAAATTGTATGAAGATGAAGTGGGTGGTAATTTATCTGCTACAATTCAATCTTATGCTGCCTTGCTTGCTTCGGAAAAATATACAACAGAAGATACGAATATGAAGCGAGCGGAAATGTTTATAAATGAGCGTGGCGGGGTAGCGCGTGCTCATTTTATGACGAAGTTTTTATTAGCAATTCACGGAGAGTATGAATATCCTTCGTTCTTTCATTTACCAACACCAATCATGTTTCTACAGGATGATTCCCCCTTCAGTATATTTGAATTGAGTAGCTCAGCACGTATCCATTTAATTCCGATGATGCTGTGTTTAAATAAAAGATTTCGAGTAGGGAAAAAGTTATTGCCAAATTTAAATCACATTGCGGGCGGAGGCGGAGAATGGTTTCGGGAGGATCGGTCTCCGTTATTTCAAACGTTATTAAGTGATGTAAAACAAATTATATCGTATCCACTTTCGTTACATCATAAAGGATATGAGGAAGTCGAACGGTTTATGAAAAAGCGTATTGATGAAAATGGAACGTTATATAGTTACGCAACTGCCTCGTTTTATATGATTTATGCTTTACTCGCGTTAGGACATTCTCTTCAATCATCAATGATTCAAAAAGCGATAACTGGGATAACGTCTTATATATGGAAGATGGAAAGAGGAAATCATTTGCAAAACTCTCCTTCAACTGTATGGGATACGGCTTTACTCAGCTATGCGTTACAAGAGGCCCACGTTCCGAAAGATAATAAGATGATTCAACATGCATCAGCGTATTTATTAAAAAAACAGCATACAAAAAAAGCTGATTGGAGCGTACATGCTCCGGCGCTTAATCCAGGCGGTTGGGGTTTTTCGGATGTGAATACGACTATTCCAGATATTGATGATACAACAGCTGTGCTAAGGGCATTGGCAAGAAGTGGAGGAAACGAAAATGTAGATAACGCTTGGCAGAAAGGAGTCAATTGGATTAAAGGATTACAAAATAATGATGGTGGCTGGGGAGCGTTTGAAAAAGGTGTGACGAGCAATATATTAGCAAATTTACCAATCGAGAACGCAAGCGATATGATAACGGATCCTTCTACACCAGATATTACAGGGAGAGTGTTAGAGTTTTTCGGGACATATGCGCAAAATGAATTGTCTGAAAAACAAAAACAAAGTGCGGTAAATTGGTTAATGAATGTACAAGAGGAAAATGGATCGTGGTTTGGGAAATGGGGGATTTGCTATATATATGGTACGTGGGCTGTTATGACTGGTTTACGGTCACTCGGAATTCCATCTAGCAATCCTTCATTGAAACGAGCGGCTTTATGGCTTGAACATATACAGCATGAAGATGGTGGGTGGGGAGAATCTTGCCACAGTAGTGTAGAGAAAAGGTTCGTTACTTTACCATTTAGTACACCATCCCAAACAGCATGGGCGTTAGATGCTCTCATTTCTTACTATAATAAAGAAACGCCAGCTATTCGAAAAGGTATTTCATATTTGCTTGCGACCTCTAATGATAATGAAAAATATCCCACTGGAACGGCTTTACCAGGTGGGTTTTATATTCATTACCATAGCTACGCTCATATATATCCGCTACTTACTTTGGCACATTATATAAAAAAATATAGAAAATAA
- a CDS encoding divergent PAP2 family protein: METILHNDPLMAAVISWFLAQFTKVIFKLVKTGEFDFAKFFASGGMPSSHASTVTALATGVGVVEGVESTIFAVAAIFAIIVMYDASGVRLAVSKQAKILNEFFHGRQTEYKKLNELVGHTPYEVVVGALLGIIVGVGYCL, from the coding sequence GTGGAAACAATTTTACATAATGATCCGCTTATGGCCGCTGTAATTTCGTGGTTTTTAGCACAGTTTACGAAAGTCATTTTTAAATTAGTCAAAACGGGCGAATTTGATTTTGCAAAGTTTTTCGCTTCAGGTGGGATGCCAAGTTCTCATGCTTCAACTGTGACAGCGCTCGCGACAGGTGTTGGCGTTGTGGAAGGTGTGGAAAGTACCATATTTGCTGTTGCTGCTATTTTTGCAATCATTGTTATGTATGATGCTTCAGGAGTAAGGCTTGCAGTAAGTAAACAGGCGAAAATATTGAATGAGTTTTTTCACGGTAGACAAACAGAATATAAGAAGTTAAATGAACTTGTCGGGCATACACCGTATGAAGTAGTAGTCGGTGCCTTATTAGGGATTATTGTCGGGGTAGGATATTGTTTATGA
- the rarD gene encoding EamA family transporter RarD, which translates to MGSQSAQQQKGIIYAAGAYTMWGILPIYWKWVEEVPADEILAHRIVWAFVFMLLVLGVTKRFRQFIGEFVNLFKRPKLLMSLTIASVLISGNWFVYIWAVNHNHVIEASLGYYINPLISILLGTVVLKEKLNFWQYVAVGLAGLGVIILTVRFGAIPWVSLSLAFSFGLYGLTKKLLNYDATIGLTMETMLVTPFAVIYLIMTGVHGFGSFGSISMLSTLLLIGAGIVTALPLFYFAKGAQLIPLYMVGFLQYIAPTISLILGVFVFGEHFTSTHMMAFFCIWVALFVFSVAKTKFLVQKQPKFIKNKSAKVS; encoded by the coding sequence ATGGGGAGTCAATCAGCACAGCAACAAAAAGGGATAATATATGCGGCTGGTGCTTATACGATGTGGGGAATCCTACCAATCTATTGGAAATGGGTTGAGGAAGTTCCGGCAGATGAAATATTAGCACATCGCATCGTTTGGGCGTTCGTTTTTATGTTACTTGTATTAGGTGTTACGAAGAGATTTCGCCAGTTTATTGGGGAGTTCGTGAATCTTTTTAAACGACCTAAATTATTAATGTCATTAACAATAGCTTCAGTCTTGATTAGCGGAAACTGGTTTGTCTACATATGGGCCGTTAATCATAATCATGTCATTGAAGCAAGTCTTGGATATTATATTAATCCGCTTATTAGTATTTTACTTGGTACAGTCGTTTTAAAGGAAAAGTTAAACTTTTGGCAATATGTTGCAGTTGGTTTAGCTGGATTAGGGGTTATCATTTTAACAGTACGTTTCGGGGCTATTCCGTGGGTTTCTCTATCACTTGCCTTTTCATTTGGGTTATATGGATTAACGAAAAAATTGTTAAACTATGATGCCACAATTGGACTTACGATGGAAACGATGTTAGTAACGCCGTTTGCGGTTATTTATCTCATTATGACAGGAGTACATGGCTTCGGTTCATTTGGATCTATTTCCATGTTATCGACGTTACTTTTAATAGGAGCAGGTATCGTTACAGCATTACCACTTTTTTATTTTGCAAAAGGAGCACAACTTATTCCGCTTTATATGGTAGGATTTTTACAATATATTGCACCAACGATTAGTTTAATTTTAGGTGTATTCGTATTCGGTGAACATTTCACATCTACTCATATGATGGCATTTTTCTGTATATGGGTTGCGTTATTTGTATTTTCGGTAGCGAAAACAAAGTTCTTAGTACAGAAACAACCGAAATTTATAAAAAATAAATCAGCAAAAGTATCATAA
- a CDS encoding DUF1294 domain-containing protein — MKWIYFIIINVIAFSLMGLDKRKAKKKQWRTPESTLFLSAAAGGAVGAWIGMYMFHHKTHKKKFVFGIPLLVVITVCLLFAV, encoded by the coding sequence ATGAAATGGATTTATTTTATTATTATTAACGTTATAGCTTTTAGCCTTATGGGGCTTGATAAACGAAAAGCGAAGAAGAAACAGTGGAGAACGCCAGAAAGTACGTTGTTTTTATCAGCAGCAGCTGGTGGCGCAGTTGGTGCTTGGATCGGTATGTATATGTTTCACCATAAAACTCATAAAAAGAAATTTGTTTTCGGTATACCGTTACTTGTCGTTATCACAGTATGTTTACTTTTTGCTGTATGA
- a CDS encoding P-loop NTPase has translation MITQEQIMNALKHVEDPELHKSIVELNMVRNIQMNGTEVKLEVVLTIQGCPLKAKIQQDIEESLHAIGASKVDLTFGSMTQEERAALTEKLKKNSRTETGMPSMLRPDSGVRFITVTSGKGGVGKSTVTINLATALARMGKKVGILDADIYGFSIPAMMETNQKPTMIDQTAIPVISHGVKLMSMGFFTEGNNPVMWRGPMLNKWIQNFLANTHWGELDYLLLDLPPGTGDVAIDVASMIPQAKEIIVTTPHNVASFVASRVGVMAKHTKHEILGIVENMAYFEEQDGSKNYLFGKGGGEMLAEQLQTEVIAQVPFAKREENNGSSVYDEDSLVGEVFTTLAEDIIYKG, from the coding sequence ATGATTACTCAAGAACAAATAATGAACGCGTTAAAACATGTGGAGGATCCAGAGTTACACAAAAGTATTGTAGAATTAAATATGGTTAGAAATATACAAATGAATGGAACAGAGGTTAAACTTGAAGTAGTGCTAACGATTCAAGGTTGTCCGTTAAAAGCAAAAATTCAACAAGATATTGAAGAATCACTTCATGCAATTGGCGCCTCTAAAGTGGATTTAACATTTGGTTCTATGACACAAGAAGAACGAGCTGCGCTAACAGAGAAGTTAAAGAAAAATAGTAGAACAGAAACTGGTATGCCGAGCATGCTTCGCCCTGATTCAGGGGTACGATTTATTACTGTAACGAGCGGAAAAGGTGGAGTTGGCAAATCAACGGTGACAATTAATCTTGCAACGGCTTTAGCTCGTATGGGAAAAAAAGTGGGGATATTAGATGCAGATATATATGGTTTTAGTATTCCAGCTATGATGGAAACGAATCAAAAACCAACGATGATTGATCAAACAGCAATTCCAGTCATTAGTCACGGTGTTAAACTCATGTCGATGGGATTTTTTACAGAAGGAAATAACCCGGTTATGTGGCGCGGACCGATGTTAAATAAATGGATTCAAAATTTCCTTGCGAATACGCACTGGGGAGAATTAGATTATTTACTGCTTGATTTACCACCAGGTACAGGAGATGTTGCCATTGATGTTGCATCTATGATTCCGCAGGCGAAAGAAATTATCGTTACAACACCACACAATGTAGCTTCATTCGTAGCATCTAGGGTGGGGGTAATGGCAAAACATACGAAACATGAGATTTTAGGTATTGTGGAAAATATGGCTTATTTTGAAGAACAAGATGGATCGAAAAATTACCTTTTTGGAAAAGGCGGTGGTGAAATGTTAGCAGAACAATTGCAAACGGAAGTAATCGCACAAGTACCTTTTGCAAAACGGGAAGAAAATAACGGTTCATCTGTATATGATGAAGATTCTCTTGTTGGAGAAGTGTTTACAACGTTAGCGGAAGATATTATTTATAAAGGATAA
- the moaD gene encoding molybdopterin converting factor subunit 1 — protein sequence MITILLFANLREEVGLDQLVISEKQEMTVQQLKGWLKANYCLQSLDRVMVAVNEEFVTNEEMIKAGDIVALIPPVSGG from the coding sequence ATGATTACAATTTTACTGTTCGCAAATTTGCGTGAAGAAGTCGGATTAGATCAATTAGTAATTTCCGAGAAACAAGAAATGACTGTGCAGCAATTAAAAGGGTGGCTCAAAGCAAACTATTGTTTACAATCGCTTGATAGAGTGATGGTGGCTGTTAATGAAGAGTTTGTAACGAATGAAGAGATGATAAAAGCTGGAGATATAGTCGCATTAATCCCGCCCGTTAGTGGAGGGTAA
- the moaE gene encoding molybdopterin synthase catalytic subunit MoaE → MGQALFEIVDIPIVVEEVTNKVARREAGAITTFIGTVRELTKGKRTLHLEYEAYKPMAVKQLTRIGEEMNEKWLETKVAITHRVGRLEIMDIAVVIAVSSPHRKVAYEANEYAIERIKRIVPIWKKEFWEDGTMWIGDQLENTPYSEGKPKKEE, encoded by the coding sequence ATGGGACAAGCGCTATTTGAGATTGTAGATATACCGATTGTAGTTGAAGAAGTAACGAATAAAGTCGCAAGAAGAGAAGCAGGTGCGATTACAACTTTTATTGGTACAGTGAGAGAATTAACAAAAGGAAAACGAACGCTACATTTAGAGTATGAAGCATATAAACCGATGGCAGTAAAACAACTTACGAGAATTGGGGAAGAAATGAATGAAAAGTGGCTGGAAACAAAAGTAGCAATTACGCACCGAGTAGGACGGCTAGAAATAATGGATATTGCGGTAGTCATTGCAGTTTCATCACCGCATCGTAAAGTAGCTTATGAAGCGAATGAATACGCGATTGAACGTATAAAACGAATCGTCCCAATATGGAAAAAAGAATTTTGGGAAGATGGAACGATGTGGATTGGAGATCAACTTGAAAATACACCTTATTCAGAAGGAAAACCGAAGAAAGAAGAATGA
- the glp gene encoding gephyrin-like molybdotransferase Glp: MERRVPITVEEAVRKVMGFTNDGLKELLPIELAYGRILAEDLVADHDVPSFNRSPYDGFAIRAEDTNLASYETPIVFKVVGEIGAGSLFCEKVAPFQAVRIMTGAQIPSGCDAVVMLELTHQYEEDGNKYMEVKRSFKTGDNISFQGEDARKGTVLVKKGSYINPGILALLATFGYSEVPVARKPVIGLLATGSELLDVNDSLQPGKIRNSNTYMILSQIRRAGGRVKYLGQFSDDFHTCFTAVKEALSQIDMLITTGGVSVGDYDYLPAIYEKLGASVLFNKVAMRPGSVTTVAQLNGKLLFGLSGNPSACYVGFELFVRPCIRTYMFSEKAHLKREKALLGEDFLKPNPFTRFVRAKLTYNEGQLIAYPSGFDKSSSVSSLAESNAFIVLPGGTRGYKKDMFVDVLLLEDNEGSEWSWTFCKVRGGSNGTSAI, translated from the coding sequence ATGGAAAGAAGAGTGCCAATTACGGTGGAAGAAGCTGTTCGTAAAGTAATGGGATTTACTAATGATGGATTAAAGGAGCTACTACCTATTGAATTAGCTTATGGACGTATATTAGCGGAGGATTTAGTAGCTGACCATGATGTACCTTCATTCAATCGTTCACCGTATGACGGGTTTGCTATTAGAGCAGAAGATACGAATTTAGCAAGTTATGAAACACCAATTGTATTTAAAGTAGTGGGTGAAATTGGTGCAGGATCGCTATTCTGTGAGAAAGTAGCTCCTTTTCAAGCAGTTCGAATTATGACAGGGGCACAAATTCCGAGTGGTTGTGATGCGGTTGTTATGTTAGAGCTGACTCATCAATATGAGGAGGATGGCAATAAATACATGGAAGTGAAGCGATCATTCAAAACAGGCGACAATATTTCTTTTCAAGGTGAAGATGCTCGTAAAGGAACTGTTCTTGTAAAGAAAGGATCATACATTAATCCAGGTATTTTAGCTCTTCTTGCTACGTTTGGGTATAGCGAGGTACCGGTGGCGAGAAAGCCTGTAATTGGACTATTAGCGACTGGCAGTGAATTACTGGATGTAAACGATTCATTACAGCCAGGGAAAATCCGAAATAGTAATACGTATATGATATTGTCTCAAATTCGAAGAGCGGGCGGAAGAGTAAAATATTTGGGGCAGTTTAGTGATGATTTTCATACATGTTTCACAGCTGTAAAAGAAGCATTAAGCCAAATAGATATGCTTATTACAACAGGCGGTGTATCAGTAGGGGACTACGATTATTTACCAGCTATATATGAAAAGTTAGGTGCCTCTGTTCTTTTTAATAAAGTTGCAATGCGGCCAGGAAGTGTTACGACTGTAGCACAATTAAATGGCAAGTTATTATTTGGTTTATCAGGAAATCCATCTGCTTGTTACGTAGGGTTTGAATTATTTGTAAGACCTTGTATTCGGACCTATATGTTTAGTGAAAAAGCACATTTAAAAAGAGAAAAAGCGTTATTAGGAGAAGACTTTCTAAAGCCAAATCCATTTACAAGATTTGTACGAGCAAAACTGACATATAACGAAGGCCAGTTAATCGCTTATCCGTCAGGGTTTGATAAATCTAGCTCGGTTTCTTCATTAGCAGAATCGAATGCTTTTATCGTATTGCCAGGCGGGACAAGAGGATATAAAAAAGATATGTTTGTGGATGTTCTTTTATTGGAAGATAACGAAGGTAGTGAATGGTCTTGGACATTTTGTAAAGTGAGAGGTGGTTCCAATGGGACAAGCGCTATTTGA
- a CDS encoding molybdopterin-synthase adenylyltransferase MoeB has product MADRYSRQQLFKPIGNRGQEKIRNKHVLIVGAGALGSTSAESFVRAGIGKLTIIDRDYVEWSNLQRQQLYSEQDAREKMPKAIAAKNRLEQMNSEVQIHAFVMDAVAENMENLLKNVDVIIDATDNFDIRFIINDLSQKHNIPWIYGSCVGSYGMSYTIIPQKTPCLHCVLKKVPVTGVTCDTAGIISPTVQIVAAYQAAEALKILVEDFSAIRKTFFMFDIWSNQNHFIKLEKIKTDDCPSCGLNRIYPYLSYENQTKVAALCGRNTVQIRSVENRKYGFDDVEKVLKKLGKVDRNPYLLSCQLDDYRVVIFRDGRVFIHGTNDISKAKQLYYRVFG; this is encoded by the coding sequence ATGGCTGATCGGTATTCACGACAACAGTTGTTCAAACCAATTGGGAATAGAGGGCAAGAAAAAATTCGAAATAAACATGTGTTAATTGTAGGAGCAGGCGCATTAGGAAGTACAAGTGCCGAAAGTTTCGTACGTGCAGGTATTGGCAAGTTGACGATTATTGATCGTGATTACGTTGAATGGAGTAATTTACAAAGGCAACAATTGTACTCTGAACAAGATGCGAGAGAGAAAATGCCAAAAGCAATCGCTGCTAAAAATCGACTAGAACAAATGAATTCGGAAGTACAAATACATGCTTTCGTAATGGATGCAGTTGCAGAAAATATGGAAAACCTATTAAAAAATGTAGATGTAATAATTGATGCAACAGATAATTTTGATATCCGATTTATAATAAATGATTTATCACAAAAACATAATATTCCATGGATATATGGTTCTTGCGTTGGATCATATGGTATGAGTTACACGATTATTCCGCAAAAGACACCGTGTTTACATTGTGTGCTGAAGAAAGTTCCAGTTACAGGTGTGACGTGTGATACAGCTGGAATCATTAGCCCGACTGTTCAAATCGTCGCAGCATATCAAGCGGCGGAAGCACTCAAAATTTTAGTAGAAGATTTTTCAGCAATTAGAAAAACATTTTTCATGTTTGATATATGGAGTAATCAAAACCATTTTATAAAACTAGAAAAAATCAAGACAGACGATTGTCCTTCGTGCGGTTTGAATCGCATTTATCCTTATTTATCATACGAAAACCAAACGAAGGTAGCTGCTTTATGCGGAAGAAATACAGTTCAAATTAGATCGGTAGAAAATAGGAAGTATGGCTTTGACGATGTAGAAAAAGTATTAAAAAAACTGGGGAAGGTAGATCGGAATCCGTATTTACTATCTTGCCAATTAGATGATTACCGCGTCGTTATTTTTCGAGATGGTCGTGTTTTCATTCATGGTACAAATGATATTTCGAAAGCGAAGCAACTATATTATCGCGTATTCGGTTAA